A genomic stretch from Kribbella amoyensis includes:
- a CDS encoding SpoIID/LytB domain-containing protein — translation MKRALTVGLVLATLPSGLAVAGEPGEPVEAEAVQTITGRGFGHGRGMSQYGAQGAAIAGKNARQILDFYYPGTGTGKATGTIRVRLTGDTTDGVRVAAAANLKLRDLKGNKVYTLPRASNRNQWSIDPHGDHGTRVSWFDAKQRKWTLWRTLPGMGQFEGAAVIALIMPSGAQVGYRGAIRSADVAGPHLDTINVLPLETYLRGVVPREAITSWRPAALQAQAVAARTYSAYHRKRAGNRAYDLCDTVACQVYGGYGAEVASTNAAIAATAGQIRVHRNAPIIAEFSSSNGGATAAGDTAYQVLKLDSWDAYPGNRNPNATWTVTRTSAQLQAAFGVGALRSLKITSRTGVGPTGGRVNSVEAVGASGRKVLSGDAVRSRLGLRSAWFTFAGVQPLDIPTIP, via the coding sequence GTGAAGCGGGCGTTGACCGTCGGGCTCGTGCTGGCCACCTTGCCGAGCGGACTCGCGGTCGCCGGTGAGCCCGGCGAGCCGGTCGAGGCCGAGGCGGTCCAGACGATCACCGGTCGCGGCTTCGGCCACGGTCGCGGCATGTCCCAGTACGGCGCACAGGGGGCCGCGATCGCCGGGAAGAACGCACGCCAGATCCTCGACTTCTACTACCCCGGGACCGGGACGGGCAAGGCGACCGGGACCATCCGGGTCCGGCTCACCGGGGACACCACCGACGGCGTCCGGGTCGCGGCCGCGGCGAACCTGAAACTCCGCGATCTCAAGGGCAACAAGGTCTACACGTTGCCCAGGGCATCGAATCGGAACCAGTGGTCGATCGACCCGCACGGCGACCACGGCACCCGGGTCAGCTGGTTCGACGCGAAGCAGCGGAAGTGGACGCTGTGGCGCACGTTGCCGGGGATGGGTCAGTTCGAGGGCGCGGCCGTGATCGCGCTGATCATGCCGAGCGGCGCCCAGGTCGGGTACCGCGGCGCGATCCGCTCGGCCGACGTGGCCGGCCCGCACCTGGACACGATCAACGTGCTGCCGCTGGAGACGTACCTGCGCGGCGTGGTCCCGCGGGAGGCGATCACCAGCTGGCGTCCGGCCGCGCTACAGGCCCAGGCCGTTGCCGCGCGCACCTATTCGGCGTACCACCGGAAGCGGGCCGGGAACCGGGCGTACGACCTCTGTGACACGGTCGCCTGCCAGGTGTACGGCGGGTACGGCGCCGAGGTGGCGTCGACGAACGCGGCCATCGCGGCGACCGCGGGCCAGATCCGGGTGCACCGGAACGCGCCGATCATCGCCGAGTTCTCCTCGTCCAACGGGGGAGCGACGGCGGCGGGCGACACGGCGTACCAGGTGCTCAAGCTGGACAGCTGGGACGCGTACCCGGGCAACCGGAATCCCAACGCGACCTGGACCGTCACCCGGACCAGCGCCCAGCTGCAGGCGGCCTTCGGGGTCGGCGCGTTGCGCAGCCTGAAGATCACCTCGCGCACGGGGGTCGGCCCGACGGGTGGCCGGGTGAACTCGGTCGAGGCGGTCGGCGCGTCCGGGCGGAAGGTGCTCAGCGGTGACGCGGTGCGGTCCCGGCTGGGTTTGCGGTCGGCCTGGTTCACCTTCGCCGGGGTGCAGCCGCTTGATATACCAACTATTCCCTGA
- a CDS encoding SMP-30/gluconolactonase/LRE family protein has translation MTLLAPLAGTAPAVWEKQDDRFAGIRGDQHLERLWTGGRWLEGPVYSPDGKYLLFSDIPNDRILRWDETSYQVSAYRQPAGNTNGHTRDTEGRLVSCEHGHRRVTRTEHDGSVRVLADGYEGKRLNSPNDVVVRSDGSVWFTDPAYGIDSDYEGHRADIETGGCHVYRIGPDGLISRVADDFVRPNGLAFSNDESLLYVTDSDEGHIRVFDVSADGTALSGGDVFAECGNGIFDGIRLDTEGRVWGAAADGVHVYHPDATLLGKLLVPETVSNLCFGGEKRNRLFLTATTSLYSLYTTVNGGRQPYDA, from the coding sequence ATGACCCTGCTCGCACCGCTGGCCGGAACCGCCCCCGCCGTCTGGGAGAAACAGGACGACCGGTTCGCCGGCATCCGCGGCGACCAGCACCTCGAGCGACTCTGGACCGGCGGCCGCTGGCTGGAGGGACCGGTGTACTCGCCGGACGGGAAGTACCTGCTGTTCAGCGACATCCCGAACGACCGGATCCTGCGCTGGGACGAGACCTCGTACCAGGTGTCGGCGTACCGGCAGCCGGCCGGCAACACCAACGGCCATACCCGGGACACCGAGGGCCGCCTGGTCAGCTGTGAGCACGGCCACCGCCGGGTCACCCGGACCGAGCACGACGGCTCCGTCCGGGTCCTTGCCGACGGCTACGAAGGCAAGCGGCTGAACAGCCCGAACGACGTGGTGGTCCGGTCCGACGGCTCGGTCTGGTTCACCGACCCGGCGTACGGGATCGACAGCGACTACGAGGGCCACCGGGCCGACATCGAGACCGGCGGCTGCCACGTGTACCGGATCGGCCCCGACGGCTTGATCAGCCGGGTGGCCGACGACTTCGTCCGGCCGAACGGGCTCGCCTTCTCCAACGACGAGTCCCTGCTCTACGTCACCGACTCGGACGAGGGCCACATCCGCGTCTTCGACGTCAGCGCGGACGGCACGGCGCTGTCCGGCGGCGACGTCTTCGCCGAGTGCGGCAACGGGATCTTCGACGGCATCCGCCTCGACACCGAGGGCCGCGTCTGGGGCGCCGCGGCCGACGGCGTGCACGTGTACCACCCGGACGCCACCCTGCTCGGCAAGCTCCTCGTCCCCGAGACGGTCTCCAACCTCTGCTTCGGCGGCGAGAAGCGCAACCGTCTCTTCCTCACCGCGACCACCTCGCTGTACTCGCTCTACACCACCGTCAACGGCGGCCGCCAGCCGTACGACGCGTAG
- a CDS encoding winged helix-turn-helix transcriptional regulator has translation MRNQFRFEDLSCPLSTTVQHVGEWWTLLILHDAFDGFTRFDEFQRNLGISSSMLTTRLRTLVDDGLLERRRYQDRPTRYEYVLTDLGRSLRPVIVALAAWGNARLAPADRTMILVDAETGTEVEPVLVDRASGRRIDGPEHVFTSGPAASEAMRRRYDPAERG, from the coding sequence ATGCGGAACCAGTTCCGGTTCGAGGATCTGTCCTGCCCGCTCTCGACGACGGTCCAGCACGTCGGCGAGTGGTGGACGCTGCTGATCCTGCACGACGCGTTCGACGGCTTCACCCGGTTCGACGAGTTCCAGCGCAACCTGGGCATCTCGTCGAGCATGCTGACCACCCGGCTCCGCACCCTCGTCGACGACGGGCTGCTGGAGCGGCGCCGGTACCAGGACAGGCCGACCCGGTACGAGTACGTGCTGACCGACCTCGGCCGGTCGCTACGGCCGGTGATCGTCGCGCTGGCCGCCTGGGGCAACGCCCGGCTGGCACCCGCGGACCGGACGATGATCCTGGTCGACGCCGAGACCGGGACCGAGGTCGAACCGGTCCTGGTCGACCGGGCCAGCGGCCGCCGGATCGACGGGCCGGAGCACGTCTTCACCTCCGGACCCGCGGCGAGCGAGGCGATGCGGCGCCGGTACGACCCCGCCGAGCGCGGCTGA
- a CDS encoding Lrp/AsnC family transcriptional regulator, whose translation MAIDDVDRALLVRLQNDATQSYAALGQAVGLSAGAAHERVRKLKATGVIRRTTIEVDPAALGSGVLAYVLLDSDAWMGDEPTLDALQAIPTVEEAHIIAGPASVLVKVRTGSTEALQATLRSLHLVDGVTSTQTIVVLESFFERAPAVV comes from the coding sequence ATGGCCATAGACGATGTCGACCGCGCCCTGCTCGTGCGGTTGCAGAACGACGCAACCCAGTCGTACGCCGCACTCGGGCAAGCCGTCGGCCTGTCCGCGGGCGCCGCGCACGAGCGGGTCCGCAAACTCAAGGCGACCGGCGTGATCCGCCGGACGACGATCGAGGTGGATCCGGCGGCCCTCGGCAGCGGCGTGCTCGCGTACGTGTTGCTCGACTCGGACGCGTGGATGGGCGACGAGCCGACGCTGGACGCGTTGCAGGCGATCCCGACGGTCGAGGAGGCGCACATCATCGCGGGACCGGCATCGGTGCTGGTGAAGGTGCGGACCGGGAGCACCGAAGCGCTGCAGGCGACGCTGCGATCGCTCCACTTGGTGGACGGCGTGACCAGTACTCAGACAATTGTCGTGCTGGAATCCTTCTTCGAGAGAGCGCCCGCCGTGGTGTGA
- a CDS encoding helix-turn-helix transcriptional regulator, with the protein MTTRSEEAQRLNDLALLRRVRDRIDREYAQPLDVEALARGVNMSAGHLSRQFRAAYGESPYGYLMTRRIERAMALLRIGEMSVTEVCFAVGSSSLGTFSTRFTELVGVPPSVYRRQMTEGTAGIPACVEKQVTRPIRNREARPAARA; encoded by the coding sequence GTGACCACCAGATCCGAGGAGGCGCAGCGGCTGAACGACCTGGCCCTGCTACGCCGCGTCCGGGACCGGATCGACCGGGAGTACGCCCAGCCGCTCGACGTGGAGGCGCTCGCTCGCGGCGTGAACATGTCCGCCGGGCACCTGAGCCGCCAGTTCCGCGCCGCGTACGGTGAGTCGCCGTACGGGTACCTGATGACGCGGCGGATCGAGCGCGCGATGGCGCTGCTGCGGATCGGCGAGATGAGCGTCACCGAGGTCTGCTTCGCGGTCGGCAGCTCGTCGCTGGGGACGTTCAGCACCCGCTTCACCGAGCTGGTCGGGGTGCCGCCGAGCGTCTACCGCCGGCAGATGACCGAGGGCACCGCGGGGATCCCGGCCTGCGTGGAGAAACAGGTGACCAGACCGATCAGGAATCGAGAAGCGCGGCCCGCCGCCCGCGCCTAG
- a CDS encoding glycoside hydrolase family 76 protein has product MPSKFGISTRVAGGLLAVAMLGALHTPTAGAAPTQGDGPVSAAARAAASYQAMNQYFDAGKGLLLEEYPNEQQNPYAYVWPYSQAVVAAENLAGIPGLGRRWDGEAEKRLDGYEPYWNAGTTPKGYDSYVRPPLGQGGDKFYDDNEWIGLNLIQHYQRTGDRSSLARAKEIFALVVHGWDTDPSHPCAGGVYWTQAPWSQDRNTVSNGPGAELGAHLYLLTKDKSFLTWAQKMYKWAQDCMLAPNGLYWDHIDLAGNVEKTQWSYNQGVMLGAGVLLYKSTGDKKYLNDAKSVANASLAFYGSEDRLWKQPTRFNSIWFKNLLILDSVSHDPRYKQTMQAYSDRAWREVRDPETGLFHFVDGPVQLLEQSAMVQIDALLAWPRSRYDELA; this is encoded by the coding sequence ATGCCCAGTAAATTTGGTATATCAACCCGAGTCGCCGGTGGGCTGCTCGCCGTCGCGATGCTCGGCGCGCTGCACACCCCGACCGCCGGTGCCGCCCCGACCCAGGGGGACGGCCCGGTGAGCGCCGCGGCCCGCGCCGCCGCGTCGTACCAAGCGATGAACCAGTACTTCGACGCAGGCAAGGGCCTGCTGCTGGAGGAGTACCCGAACGAGCAGCAGAACCCGTACGCCTACGTCTGGCCGTACTCGCAGGCCGTCGTCGCCGCCGAGAACCTGGCCGGCATTCCCGGACTCGGCCGCCGCTGGGACGGCGAGGCCGAGAAGCGCCTCGACGGGTACGAGCCGTACTGGAACGCGGGCACCACGCCGAAGGGGTACGACTCCTACGTCCGGCCGCCGCTCGGTCAGGGCGGCGACAAGTTCTACGACGACAACGAGTGGATCGGCCTCAACCTGATCCAGCACTACCAGCGGACTGGTGACCGCTCGTCGCTGGCGCGGGCGAAGGAGATCTTCGCGCTCGTCGTGCACGGCTGGGACACCGACCCGTCGCACCCGTGCGCCGGCGGCGTCTACTGGACCCAGGCCCCGTGGAGCCAGGACCGCAACACGGTGTCGAACGGCCCCGGCGCCGAGCTCGGCGCGCATCTCTACCTGCTCACCAAGGACAAGTCGTTCCTGACCTGGGCGCAGAAGATGTACAAGTGGGCGCAGGACTGCATGCTCGCCCCGAACGGGCTGTACTGGGACCACATCGACCTGGCCGGCAACGTCGAGAAGACGCAGTGGAGCTACAACCAGGGCGTCATGCTCGGTGCCGGCGTGCTGCTCTACAAGTCGACCGGTGACAAGAAGTACCTGAACGACGCCAAGTCGGTCGCGAACGCGTCGCTCGCCTTCTACGGCAGCGAGGACCGGCTCTGGAAGCAGCCGACCCGGTTCAACTCGATCTGGTTCAAGAACCTGCTCATCCTCGACTCGGTCAGCCACGACCCGCGCTACAAGCAGACGATGCAGGCGTACTCCGACCGCGCCTGGCGCGAGGTCCGTGACCCCGAGACCGGTCTCTTCCACTTCGTCGACGGCCCCGTCCAGTTGTTGGAGCAGTCCGCGATGGTCCAGATCGACGCCCTCCTCGCCTGGCCCCGCAGCAGGTACGACGAACTCGCCTGA
- a CDS encoding peptidylprolyl isomerase — translation MSKKTHQQQLAARKAARQAERAAERARRRRMLAITITSIVAVVVVIAGVIVIAANTGDENTPTAGESPSTPPTALPSTAGPDNKPKSIPTALAAPLKRPTALPAQVDCTYTKDGDAAKKVDPPANGQVKASGTSAVTLKTSVGDLGLTLDSALAPCTVKSFLSLVGQKYFDNTICHRLTVGAGLQVLQCGDPSASGMGGPGYKFNDEVFPQLKYGRGTLAMANSGPNTNGSQFFIVYGDGTGLDPAYTAFGTVDATGLKAIDKVANAGVLPEGGPTDGKPATEVRITSATAAS, via the coding sequence ATGTCGAAGAAGACCCATCAGCAGCAGCTGGCGGCGCGGAAGGCCGCGCGGCAGGCGGAGCGCGCGGCGGAGCGGGCCCGCCGGCGCCGGATGCTGGCGATCACGATCACCTCGATCGTGGCCGTGGTCGTGGTGATCGCCGGGGTGATCGTGATCGCGGCCAACACCGGCGACGAGAACACGCCTACAGCGGGTGAGTCACCGAGTACGCCGCCCACCGCACTGCCGTCAACGGCCGGCCCGGACAACAAGCCGAAGTCGATCCCGACCGCGCTCGCGGCACCGCTGAAGCGCCCGACCGCGCTGCCGGCCCAGGTGGACTGCACGTACACCAAGGACGGCGACGCGGCGAAGAAGGTGGACCCGCCGGCCAACGGCCAGGTGAAGGCGAGCGGCACGTCCGCGGTCACCCTGAAGACGAGCGTCGGCGACCTCGGCCTCACCCTGGACAGCGCGCTCGCGCCGTGCACGGTGAAGAGCTTCCTCAGCCTGGTCGGGCAGAAGTACTTCGACAACACCATCTGCCACCGCCTCACCGTCGGCGCCGGCCTGCAGGTACTGCAGTGCGGTGACCCGAGCGCCAGCGGCATGGGCGGCCCGGGGTACAAGTTCAACGACGAGGTGTTCCCCCAGTTGAAGTACGGCCGCGGCACGCTGGCGATGGCGAACTCGGGCCCCAACACCAACGGCAGCCAGTTCTTCATCGTCTACGGCGACGGCACCGGCCTCGACCCGGCGTACACGGCCTTCGGCACCGTCGACGCGACCGGCCTGAAGGCGATCGACAAGGTCGCCAACGCCGGCGTCCTCCCCGAAGGCGGCCCCACCGACGGCAAGCCGGCCACCGAGGTCCGCATCACCAGCGCGACCGCCGCCAGCTAA
- a CDS encoding N-acetylmuramoyl-L-alanine amidase yields MSTTRSLRLTGAAATGLALFATLLPLPWNHPAPAAGVLAGEVGESPSYEELPLNTAPGTRSANASAQATKPFGLVGVTWPYQADSSRVQVKVRVQRDGAWSAWESLHVEDEHGPSDREGRARSGTEPWWVGDASGIEASLTTKDGTAIRGAKVALINPGTSVSDENPQAAATVTGAEVDRQASRPPYPIPAIIGRPGWGADERLRSHNGAACAKPKYTSTVQAAFVHHTADRNDYTRAQVPAMIRSMYAYHVKSRGWCDLGYNFLVDRFGRAWEGRYGGMQLPVLGAHTGAYNANSFGVSLIGNYEKTAPSAQMLEATARIVAWKLDANYRSPVGTVVLAGTKLNTVSGHRDTKATACPGNDLYSKLGWLRQRVHALMGKSVSTEIYQYAQRLGGYRAIGQPFWGEHPTRTGRATYFGNRDIYWSSRTGAKSVQGGFRARFRAIGPDGVLGLPVAEQRNGRVSGSRVQAFRSGAIYWSPRTGMHAVYGLISRRYGALGAESSRLGLPTSPTYKVNGGTQQRFQRGTLTLSTRTQQVYLS; encoded by the coding sequence ATGAGCACCACTCGATCCCTTCGACTCACGGGGGCTGCGGCGACGGGGCTGGCCCTGTTCGCCACCTTGCTCCCGCTTCCGTGGAACCACCCCGCACCCGCTGCCGGAGTACTGGCCGGCGAGGTCGGCGAGTCCCCGTCGTACGAGGAGCTGCCGCTCAACACGGCACCCGGTACGCGGTCCGCCAACGCGTCCGCGCAGGCGACGAAGCCGTTCGGCCTGGTCGGGGTGACCTGGCCGTACCAGGCCGATTCGAGCCGGGTCCAGGTGAAGGTCCGGGTCCAGCGCGACGGAGCGTGGTCCGCGTGGGAGTCGCTGCACGTGGAGGACGAGCACGGGCCGTCCGACCGGGAGGGCCGCGCGCGCTCCGGGACGGAACCGTGGTGGGTCGGTGACGCGAGCGGGATCGAGGCGTCGCTGACGACCAAGGACGGGACCGCGATCCGTGGGGCGAAGGTTGCCCTGATCAACCCCGGCACGAGCGTGTCCGACGAGAACCCGCAGGCCGCGGCCACGGTCACCGGTGCCGAGGTGGATCGGCAGGCGAGCCGGCCGCCGTATCCGATTCCGGCGATCATCGGCCGGCCCGGCTGGGGCGCGGACGAGCGGTTGCGCAGTCACAACGGGGCCGCCTGCGCGAAGCCGAAGTACACGAGCACGGTCCAGGCTGCGTTCGTCCACCACACGGCCGACCGCAACGACTACACCCGGGCGCAGGTGCCCGCGATGATCCGCAGCATGTACGCGTACCACGTGAAGAGCCGTGGCTGGTGCGACCTCGGGTACAACTTCCTCGTCGACCGGTTCGGCCGCGCCTGGGAGGGCCGGTACGGCGGGATGCAGCTGCCCGTGCTCGGCGCGCACACCGGGGCGTACAACGCGAACTCCTTCGGCGTCTCGCTGATCGGCAACTACGAGAAGACGGCCCCGAGCGCGCAGATGCTGGAGGCGACGGCCCGCATCGTCGCCTGGAAGCTGGACGCGAACTACCGCTCCCCGGTCGGCACCGTCGTCCTCGCCGGGACCAAGCTGAACACCGTCTCCGGGCACCGTGACACCAAGGCGACCGCGTGCCCGGGCAACGACCTGTACTCCAAACTCGGGTGGCTGCGGCAACGAGTGCACGCGTTGATGGGCAAGAGCGTGTCCACCGAGATCTACCAGTACGCCCAGCGGCTCGGCGGGTACCGTGCGATCGGTCAGCCCTTCTGGGGTGAGCACCCGACCAGGACCGGCCGGGCGACGTACTTCGGGAACCGGGACATCTACTGGTCGTCCAGGACCGGGGCGAAGTCGGTGCAGGGCGGATTCCGCGCGCGGTTCCGGGCGATCGGGCCCGACGGCGTCCTCGGTCTGCCGGTCGCCGAACAGCGCAACGGCCGGGTGTCCGGCAGCCGGGTCCAGGCGTTCCGCAGCGGCGCGATCTACTGGTCGCCGCGGACCGGGATGCACGCGGTGTACGGGCTGATCTCGCGCAGGTACGGCGCACTCGGCGCGGAGTCGTCCCGGCTAGGCCTGCCCACCTCGCCGACGTACAAGGTGAATGGTGGCACCCAGCAACGATTCCAGCGGGGCACGCTGACCCTGAGCACCCGGACCCAGCAGGTGTACCTCTCGTGA
- a CDS encoding nucleoside triphosphate pyrophosphohydrolase, which yields MTSDGKLVRDRIPEIVRAHGEEPNTYQAGPDEYRRRLRAKLTEEVGEFLEAGQEQAIEELADVLEVVYALAADLGVDRVRLEQVREEKAEQRGGFTERIVWTGVG from the coding sequence ATGACGAGCGACGGCAAGCTGGTCCGGGACCGGATCCCCGAGATCGTCCGCGCGCACGGCGAGGAGCCGAACACGTACCAGGCCGGCCCGGACGAGTACCGGCGCCGCCTGCGGGCGAAGCTGACCGAGGAGGTCGGCGAGTTCCTCGAAGCGGGTCAGGAGCAGGCGATCGAGGAACTGGCCGACGTGCTCGAGGTGGTCTACGCGCTGGCCGCCGACCTGGGCGTCGACCGGGTGCGGCTGGAGCAGGTTCGCGAGGAGAAGGCGGAGCAGCGGGGCGGATTCACCGAGCGGATCGTGTGGACGGGAGTCGGCTGA
- a CDS encoding VOC family protein, translating to MDITIHYAFLPHTDPDASLAFYRDTLGFEVRNDVGYAGMRWLTVGPPNQPGTAIVLHPPGADPGVTEDERRTIAEMMAKGTYAGLSLATPDLDETFEKLQSGDAEVVQEPTEQPYGVRDCAFRDPAGNLIRISEVN from the coding sequence ATGGACATCACCATTCACTACGCGTTCCTGCCGCACACCGACCCGGACGCCTCGCTCGCGTTCTACCGCGACACGCTCGGCTTCGAGGTCCGCAACGACGTCGGGTACGCCGGCATGCGCTGGCTCACCGTCGGTCCGCCCAACCAGCCCGGCACCGCGATCGTCCTGCACCCGCCCGGCGCCGACCCGGGCGTCACCGAGGACGAGCGCCGCACCATCGCCGAGATGATGGCCAAGGGCACGTACGCCGGCCTTTCCCTGGCCACCCCGGACCTCGACGAAACCTTCGAGAAACTCCAGAGCGGCGACGCCGAAGTGGTCCAGGAACCCACCGAGCAGCCCTACGGCGTCCGCGACTGCGCCTTCCGAGACCCAGCCGGCAACCTCATCCGCATCAGCGAAGTCAACTAA
- a CDS encoding SMP-30/gluconolactonase/LRE family protein, with the protein MTVTLSEPPARLRADLVTLDERFGPVARGDEYVERLYAGGRWLEGPVYSPAWRCLLFSDIPNDRMLRWDEVSGQVSVFRQPAGYTNGHTLDARGRLISCEQGNRRVTRTEADGSIAVLASHLDGARLNSPNDVVVRSDGSVWFTDPPYGITSNYEGHAAEQEIAGCHVYRVSPDGVLTVVADDFVRPNGLAFSLDESQLYVVDTPARHIRRFDVKDDGRLTGGDVFALCEAGMFDGIRLDATGRVWAATHEGVHCFDPDGTLIGKLLFPDVVSNLCFGGAKRNRLFVTATTSVYSWLLTTDGAPAPYDRRTLSAAS; encoded by the coding sequence ATGACTGTCACGCTGTCCGAGCCGCCCGCCCGTCTGAGGGCCGACCTGGTCACGCTGGACGAGCGCTTCGGACCGGTCGCGCGCGGCGACGAGTACGTCGAGCGCCTGTACGCCGGCGGCCGCTGGCTGGAGGGACCCGTGTACTCCCCGGCCTGGCGATGTCTGCTGTTCAGCGACATCCCGAACGACCGGATGCTCCGCTGGGACGAGGTGTCCGGCCAGGTCTCCGTGTTCCGGCAGCCCGCCGGGTACACCAACGGCCACACCCTGGACGCCCGCGGCCGCCTGATCAGTTGCGAGCAAGGGAATCGCCGGGTCACCCGGACCGAGGCCGACGGATCGATCGCGGTGCTCGCCTCCCACCTGGACGGCGCCCGGTTGAACAGCCCGAACGACGTGGTCGTGCGCTCCGACGGCTCCGTCTGGTTCACCGACCCGCCGTACGGGATCACCTCGAACTACGAGGGGCACGCGGCCGAGCAAGAGATCGCCGGATGCCACGTGTACCGGGTCTCGCCGGACGGCGTACTGACCGTGGTCGCCGACGACTTCGTCCGGCCGAACGGGCTCGCGTTCTCCCTCGACGAGTCGCAGCTGTACGTCGTGGACACCCCGGCGCGGCACATCCGAAGGTTCGACGTGAAGGACGACGGCAGGCTCACCGGCGGGGACGTGTTCGCCTTGTGCGAGGCCGGCATGTTCGACGGGATCCGGCTGGACGCGACCGGCCGGGTCTGGGCGGCGACGCACGAAGGCGTGCACTGCTTCGATCCCGACGGCACGCTGATCGGCAAGCTGCTGTTCCCCGACGTCGTGTCGAACCTGTGCTTCGGCGGTGCCAAACGGAACCGGCTCTTCGTCACCGCGACCACCTCGGTGTACTCCTGGCTGCTCACGACGGACGGCGCGCCCGCCCCGTACGATCGGAGAACGCTTTCTGCCGCTTCCTGA